From the Clarias gariepinus isolate MV-2021 ecotype Netherlands chromosome 3, CGAR_prim_01v2, whole genome shotgun sequence genome, one window contains:
- the LOC128519584 gene encoding leukotriene B4 receptor 1-like, whose protein sequence is MNSSSNSSHNSTASGDEWTVAGGAVVLAILSVCFVVGTPGNLVVVWTIMNHVKQRCHTLLLIMHLAVADLLVVVTLPFWIYSLAASWVFGEATCKAMGYIIYVCMYASIFLITFMSMERYLAVRYPFKMLRWKNSKALNIILTGCWTLAFLLGLPAIFARSVESHEGVHQCFSTEFDSVALNVFCACLETLIGFLIPFLTLAVCYARVASQLRQMHRKNKQKSAFLISGVVVAFAVCWLPHHVINVINVVRLLGTHKEDQEDGLQTAEYISGALAFISSSVNPMLYAFAARNFQGNLRKSRMAKLFQEIASYTIQSRGTDVQTDCLDQDTPIQESAADV, encoded by the coding sequence ATGAACAGCTCATCCAATTCCAGCCACAACAGCACAGCCTCGGGGGACGAGTGGACCGTGGCAGGGGGAGCTGTGGTGTTAGCCATCCTGTCCGTGTGCTTTGTGGTGGGGACTCCTGGGAACCTGGTGGTTGTATGGACCATCATGAATCATGTGAAGCAGCGTTGTCATACTCTGCTGCTCATCATGCACCTGGCTGTTGCTGATTTGCTGGTAGTTGTGACCCTGCCTTTTTGGATCTACTCGTTGGCTGCGTCCTGGGTTTTTGGTGAGGCTACTTGCAAGGCCATGGGGTACATCATCTATGTCTGCATGTATGCCAGCATTTTTCTGATCACGTTTATGAGTATGGAGCGCTATTTGGCTGTCAGGTACCCTTTCAAGATGCTGCgttggaaaaacagcaaggcTCTGAATATTATCCTGACAGGGTGTTGGACCCTGGCATTCTTGCTAGGACTGCCAGCTATTTTCGCCCGGTCCGTTGAAAGTCATGAAGGTGTTCATCAGTGCTTCTCCACAGAGTTTGATTCAGTGGCTTTAAATGTCTTTTGTGCATGTCTGGAAACACTGATTGGCTTCCTCATCCCATTTCTCACCCTGGCTGTCTGCTATGCCCGGGTGGCGTCTCAACTTCGGCAGATGCACAGAAAGAATAAACAGAAATCTGCCTTCCTTATCAGCGGAGTGGTGGTGGCCTTCGCTGTGTGCTGGCTGCCGCATCATGTTATAAATGTCATTAATGTAGTAAGGCTGCTTGGAACACACAAAGAAGATCAGGAAGATGGTTTACAAACAGCAGAGTACATCTCTGGAGCTCTGGCGTTTATTAGCAGCTCAGTGAATCCAATGCTTTATGCTTTTGCTGCCAGAAACTTCCAGGGTAATTTGAGAAAATCAAGGATGGCCAAGCTCTTCCAGGAAATTGCTTCTTATACTATCCAATCGAGAGGGACGGACGTCCAAACTGACTGCCTGGACCAGGACACACCCATACAAGAGTCTGCAGCAGATGTCTGA
- the LOC128518936 gene encoding BTB/POZ domain-containing protein KCTD19-like isoform X2, giving the protein MEEREKSFSFNALNLQHFWKPDPLCSIQKVMPKGLVSTPLVASKEDVLYCFVLLEHVHQHPGLINHDNLLWLCEDVAVIQCSRQLFRFIANFLQSGTILLPELFNEYEELVDEARMVGMTEFVDALQELSDWKDRSSSSDSSSESTMCCAVEPLYVLSLGLLVQYPDSSLGQLCVESNLEGSRLYITGNGVLFQHVENWLGTSRLPLTMVAEELPCLCIYLDNQDEVYLAIREAMKDLFHRRETSYMSAMSCSASVLTFTLYKVVKVYVGTHWYATYFKTLIKHPELLSNFTKSKWIVFGESLLVKGDGQMFRHILDFLRCGRLLLPADFREWPLLCQEIEAFQIPALTSALQNSSEYRAWCKDWPQPRSLCTSWKHEDISDSSLHIEESVDEYESLSFQRESPDNTLLSSETSSTRSENEALCVSAGVSGITEVRPPRTEKAERTEEISLTPLVSHSPQVAEVSSSSHAREELLIKNGSKCPPESTACSGSKDISEYNWYSDKIAFISPIMWKTKQEKDSPLLERMTLLMETSILSRYELMQMLSPEMSGHTAALITSFCNNWQSCKEQQQSSNTGSAEMTHNTHINRELSQNPNTDGYSGGICKWECASPLQLHIVCEWVRVNCGSSCSARERRGRGILYPECHLHRCCICSLQYDL; this is encoded by the exons atggaagaaagagaaaagagttTCAGCTTCAAT gCTTTAAATCTCCAGCACTTCTGGAAACCAGACCCTTTGTGCTCCA TTCAAAAGGTCATGCCAAAGGGCTTGGTGTCTACACCTCTTGTGGCCAGTAAGGAAGACGTGCTGTACTGCTTTGTTCTTTTGGAGCATGTGCACCAGCATCCAGGCCTAATCAACCATGACAATCTGCTGTGGCTTTGTGAGGATGTGGCTGTTATACAGTGTAGTAGACAGCTCTTCAGGTTCATAG CCAATTTCCTGCAGTCTGGGACTATACTACTGCCAGAGCTGTTCAACGAATATGAAGAATTGGTTGATGAAGCCAGAATGGTGGGCATGACTGAATTTGTAGATGCACTGCAGGAACTGAGTG ATTGGAAAGACAGGAGCAGCTCGAGCGACTCTAGTTCAGAAAGTACAATGTGCTGTGCAGTGGAGCCACTATATGTTTTGAGTTTGGGTCTGTTGGTGCAGTATCCAGACTCCTCACTGGGTCAGTTGTGTGTGGAGAGCAATCTGGAGGGCAGCAGACTCTACATTACAGGCAATGGAGTGCTCTTCCAACATGTGGA GAACTGGTTGGGAACATCACGTCTACCTCTGACAATGGTTGCAGAAGAACTGCCTTGCCTATGTATTTACCTCGACAATCAGGACGAAGTGTACCTGGCTATCAGAGAGGCTATGAAAGATCTCTTCCACAGGAGGGAAACCA GTTATATGAGTGCTATGTCTTGCTCTGCCTCAGTGTTAACATTCACCCTTTATAAAGTGGTGAAGGTTTATGTTGGAACTCACTGGTATGCTACATACTTCAAAACTCTTATAAAG CATCCAGAACTCCTCTCCAATTTCACCAAGAGTAAATGGATTGTGTTTGGGGAGAGCCTACTGGTTAAGGGTGACGGCCAAATGTTCCGGCACATTCTTGACTTCCTGAGATGCGGACGCCTGCTGCTGCCTGCGGACTTCAG GGAATGGCCTTTACTGTGTCAGGAGATTGAGGCGTTCCAGATTCCCGCTCTGACCAGCGCATTGCAGAACTCCTCAGAATAcag GGCCTGGTGTAAAGATTGGCCGCAACCCAGGAGTCTCTGCACATCATGGAAACATGAAGACATCTCGGATTCTAGTCTCCACATTGAG GAGTCTGTGGACGAATATGAGTCTCTATCATTTCAAAGGGAAAGCCCAGACAACACTCTGCTTTCCAGTGAAACGTCCAGTACACGCTCCGAGAATGAGGCTCTGTGTGTTTCTGCTGGTGTATCAGGAATAACAGAAGTGAGACCTCCTCGAACAGAAAAGGCGGAGAGAACAGAGGAAATCTCGCTGACACCACTCGTGAGTCACTCACCTCAAGTGGCCGAAGTTAGCAGCAGCTCACATGCTCGTGAAGAACTGCTGATTAAGAACGGCAGCAAGTGTCCCCCTGAGAGCACAGCATGCAGTGGCAGCAAGGACATCTCTGAGTATAACTGGTACAGTGATAAAATAGCGTTCATATCGCCTATAATGTGGAAAACAAAGCAGGAGAAGGACAGTCCTTTGCTGGAGCGTATGACTTTGTTAATGGAGACCTCAATACTTTCAAGATATGAGCTCATGCAGATGTTGAGTCCAGAAATGTCTGGCCACACAGCCGCTCTGATCACATCGTTCTGTAACAACTGGCAGAGCTGCAAGGAACAACAACAAAGCAGTAACACAGGCAGTGCAGAGatgacacacaacacacatataaacagaGAACTCAGTCAGAATCCCAACACAG ATGGCTATTCAGGGGGCATCTGTAAGTGGGAGTGTGCTTCCCCTCTCCAGCTGCACATCGTCTGTGAGTGGGTGCGTGTTAACTGTGGATCATCCTGCAGTGCTCGGGAGAGGAGAGGCAGGGGGATACTTTACCCAGAGTGTCATCTACACAG ATGTTGCATTTGCTCACTTCAGTATGACTTATGA
- the si:dkey-148a17.6 gene encoding leukotriene B4 receptor 1, with the protein MYSGVFAGIMNVSAESVLEQAQGMEPGFVAACFIMAVCFVVGTPGNLLVVWTILNHVKQRSHTVLLIMHLAVADLLVVFTLPLWIYSFIWSWVFTEVVCKAMVYVIYACMYASIFLITIMSVERFLAVRYPFASAAWRRKQMLNKILIVVWVASFLFSVPVIITQSVDKVEGQDQCLFREYKSNTEEAVLLLLETLVGFAIPFFILVICYGCLYSRITQMSLRSKRKSTLLIASVVVVFALCWIPHHITNILSLVYLVLEGSKEGTDIENIRDAMRMISTSLAFVSSTINPVLYVFAARSFRTSLRDTGIHKLFRHMSSTVMGEGNRELSFVTKRQSSQTNTSQCCIESKAQIDLLVDICNNAASDEDI; encoded by the coding sequence atgtacagtggtgtgttcGCAGGAATCATGAATGTTTCTGCCGAAAGCGTTTTAGAACAGGCCCAGGGGATGGAACCGGGTTTTGTGGCAGCCTGTTTCAtcatggctgtgtgctttgtaGTTGGGACTCCGGGGAACCTGCTGGTCGTGTGGACTATTTTGAATCATGTGAAGCAGCGCTCTCACACCGTGTTGCTCATCATGCACCTGGCTGTTGCTGACCTCCTGGTAGTCTTCACCCTGCCTCTTTGGATCTACTCATTTATTTGGTCCTGGGTATTCACCGAGGTTGTGTGCAAGGCTATGGTGTATGTCATCTACGCCTGCATGTATGCCAGCATCTTCCTGATCACCATCATGAGTGTGGAACGCTTCCTTGCCGTCAGGTACCCCTTCGCCTCGGCTGCCTGGAGAAGAAAGCAGATGTTAAATAAGATCTTGATAGTTGTATGGGTGGCATCGTTTCTTTTCAGCGTCCCAGTAATAATCACTCAGTCTGTGGATAAAGTGGAAGGACAAGACCAATGCCTATTCCGGGAGTATAAATCTAATACAGAGGAAGCCGTGCTTCTACTCTTGGAGACTCTGGTGGGCTTTGCGATCCCTTTCTTCATCCTGGTGATCTGCTATGGCTGCCTCTACAGTCGAATCACACAGATGAGCCTAAGGTCCAAGCGCAAGTCGACACTGCTCATTGCAAGTGTCGTGGTGGTGTTTGCTCTTTGCTGGATCCCGCATCACATCACCAACATTCTGTCTTTGGTGTACCTTGTCCTAGAGGGCTCTAAAGAGGGAACTGATATTGAAAATATTAGGGATGCCATGCGTATGATCTCTACCTCACTCGCCTTTGTGAGCAGCACCATCAACCCAGTGCTGTATGTTTTCGCAGCACGAAGCTTCCGTACTTCACTGAGAGACACGGGCATCCACAAGCTATTCCGCCACATGTCCAGCACAGTGATGGGCGAAGGCAACAGAGAACTGTCATTTGTGACTAAAAGGCAAAGCTCTCAGACTAACACTTCCCAGTGCTGCATTGAATCCAAAGCACAAATAGACTTACTTGTGGACATATGCAACAATGCCGCCAGTGATGAGGACATTTGA
- the LOC128518936 gene encoding BTB/POZ domain-containing protein KCTD19-like isoform X1: MEEREKSFSFNALNLQHFWKPDPLCSIQKVMPKGLVSTPLVASKEDVLYCFVLLEHVHQHPGLINHDNLLWLCEDVAVIQCSRQLFRFIANFLQSGTILLPELFNEYEELVDEARMVGMTEFVDALQELSDWKDRSSSSDSSSESTMCCAVEPLYVLSLGLLVQYPDSSLGQLCVESNLEGSRLYITGNGVLFQHVENWLGTSRLPLTMVAEELPCLCIYLDNQDEVYLAIREAMKDLFHRRETSYMSAMSCSASVLTFTLYKVVKVYVGTHWYATYFKTLIKHPELLSNFTKSKWIVFGESLLVKGDGQMFRHILDFLRCGRLLLPADFREWPLLCQEIEAFQIPALTSALQNSSEYRAWCKDWPQPRSLCTSWKHEDISDSSLHIEESVDEYESLSFQRESPDNTLLSSETSSTRSENEALCVSAGVSGITEVRPPRTEKAERTEEISLTPLVSHSPQVAEVSSSSHAREELLIKNGSKCPPESTACSGSKDISEYNWYSDKIAFISPIMWKTKQEKDSPLLERMTLLMETSILSRYELMQMLSPEMSGHTAALITSFCNNWQSCKEQQQSSNTGSAEMTHNTHINRELSQNPNTDQMAIQGASVSGSVLPLSSCTSSVSGCVLTVDHPAVLGRGEAGGYFTQSVIYTDEHPQKIQDAREDGHDVAFAHFSMTYEEMVYARQCHAFLTNTILDSGRSHPNDRIVQLVIHLWTGQMEVDNFVQELLTMIRVSPNKQLEKQERLVQWVKFTLPLAKRYTECVRELMRKTSLHAVSLFPPDLLEGTNMQEDVKQ; this comes from the exons atggaagaaagagaaaagagttTCAGCTTCAAT gCTTTAAATCTCCAGCACTTCTGGAAACCAGACCCTTTGTGCTCCA TTCAAAAGGTCATGCCAAAGGGCTTGGTGTCTACACCTCTTGTGGCCAGTAAGGAAGACGTGCTGTACTGCTTTGTTCTTTTGGAGCATGTGCACCAGCATCCAGGCCTAATCAACCATGACAATCTGCTGTGGCTTTGTGAGGATGTGGCTGTTATACAGTGTAGTAGACAGCTCTTCAGGTTCATAG CCAATTTCCTGCAGTCTGGGACTATACTACTGCCAGAGCTGTTCAACGAATATGAAGAATTGGTTGATGAAGCCAGAATGGTGGGCATGACTGAATTTGTAGATGCACTGCAGGAACTGAGTG ATTGGAAAGACAGGAGCAGCTCGAGCGACTCTAGTTCAGAAAGTACAATGTGCTGTGCAGTGGAGCCACTATATGTTTTGAGTTTGGGTCTGTTGGTGCAGTATCCAGACTCCTCACTGGGTCAGTTGTGTGTGGAGAGCAATCTGGAGGGCAGCAGACTCTACATTACAGGCAATGGAGTGCTCTTCCAACATGTGGA GAACTGGTTGGGAACATCACGTCTACCTCTGACAATGGTTGCAGAAGAACTGCCTTGCCTATGTATTTACCTCGACAATCAGGACGAAGTGTACCTGGCTATCAGAGAGGCTATGAAAGATCTCTTCCACAGGAGGGAAACCA GTTATATGAGTGCTATGTCTTGCTCTGCCTCAGTGTTAACATTCACCCTTTATAAAGTGGTGAAGGTTTATGTTGGAACTCACTGGTATGCTACATACTTCAAAACTCTTATAAAG CATCCAGAACTCCTCTCCAATTTCACCAAGAGTAAATGGATTGTGTTTGGGGAGAGCCTACTGGTTAAGGGTGACGGCCAAATGTTCCGGCACATTCTTGACTTCCTGAGATGCGGACGCCTGCTGCTGCCTGCGGACTTCAG GGAATGGCCTTTACTGTGTCAGGAGATTGAGGCGTTCCAGATTCCCGCTCTGACCAGCGCATTGCAGAACTCCTCAGAATAcag GGCCTGGTGTAAAGATTGGCCGCAACCCAGGAGTCTCTGCACATCATGGAAACATGAAGACATCTCGGATTCTAGTCTCCACATTGAG GAGTCTGTGGACGAATATGAGTCTCTATCATTTCAAAGGGAAAGCCCAGACAACACTCTGCTTTCCAGTGAAACGTCCAGTACACGCTCCGAGAATGAGGCTCTGTGTGTTTCTGCTGGTGTATCAGGAATAACAGAAGTGAGACCTCCTCGAACAGAAAAGGCGGAGAGAACAGAGGAAATCTCGCTGACACCACTCGTGAGTCACTCACCTCAAGTGGCCGAAGTTAGCAGCAGCTCACATGCTCGTGAAGAACTGCTGATTAAGAACGGCAGCAAGTGTCCCCCTGAGAGCACAGCATGCAGTGGCAGCAAGGACATCTCTGAGTATAACTGGTACAGTGATAAAATAGCGTTCATATCGCCTATAATGTGGAAAACAAAGCAGGAGAAGGACAGTCCTTTGCTGGAGCGTATGACTTTGTTAATGGAGACCTCAATACTTTCAAGATATGAGCTCATGCAGATGTTGAGTCCAGAAATGTCTGGCCACACAGCCGCTCTGATCACATCGTTCTGTAACAACTGGCAGAGCTGCAAGGAACAACAACAAAGCAGTAACACAGGCAGTGCAGAGatgacacacaacacacatataaacagaGAACTCAGTCAGAATCCCAACACAG ATCAGATGGCTATTCAGGGGGCATCTGTAAGTGGGAGTGTGCTTCCCCTCTCCAGCTGCACATCGTCTGTGAGTGGGTGCGTGTTAACTGTGGATCATCCTGCAGTGCTCGGGAGAGGAGAGGCAGGGGGATACTTTACCCAGAGTGTCATCTACACAG ATGAACACCCTCAGAAGATACAGGATGCCAGGGAAGATGGCCATG ATGTTGCATTTGCTCACTTCAGTATGACTTATGAAGAAATGGTATACGCTCGGCAGTGTCATGCCTTTCTTACTAACACCATCTTAGACTCCGGCAGATCCCACCCGAACGACAGAATAGTCCAGCTTGTCATTCACCTTTGg ACAGGTCAGATGGAAGTGGACAACTTTGTGCAGGAGCTTTTGACCATGATTAGAGTCAGCCCCAATAAACAGCTGGAAAAGCAAGAGAGGCTGGTGCAGTGGGTAAAG TTTACTCTACCACTGGCAAAGAGATACAcagagtgtgtaagagagtTAATGAGGAAGACCTCCCTCCATGCAGTCAGCCTGTTTCCTCCAGACCTGCTGGAAGGCACCAACATGCAAGAG GATGTAAAGCAGTGA
- the LOC128518936 gene encoding BTB/POZ domain-containing protein KCTD19-like isoform X3: protein MEEREKSFSFNALNLQHFWKPDPLCSIQKVMPKGLVSTPLVASKEDVLYCFVLLEHVHQHPGLINHDNLLWLCEDVAVIQCSRQLFRFIANFLQSGTILLPELFNEYEELVDEARMVGMTEFVDALQELSDWKDRSSSSDSSSESTMCCAVEPLYVLSLGLLVQYPDSSLGQLCVESNLEGSRLYITGNGVLFQHVENWLGTSRLPLTMVAEELPCLCIYLDNQDEVYLAIREAMKDLFHRRETSYMSAMSCSASVLTFTLYKVVKVYVGTHWYATYFKTLIKHPELLSNFTKSKWIVFGESLLVKGDGQMFRHILDFLRCGRLLLPADFREWPLLCQEIEAFQIPALTSALQNSSEYRAWCKDWPQPRSLCTSWKHEDISDSSLHIEESVDEYESLSFQRESPDNTLLSSETSSTRSENEALCVSAGVSGITEVRPPRTEKAERTEEISLTPLVSHSPQVAEVSSSSHAREELLIKNGSKCPPESTACSGSKDISEYNWYSDKIAFISPIMWKTKQEKDSPLLERMTLLMETSILSRYELMQMLSPEMSGHTAALITSFCNNWQSCKEQQQSSNTGSAEMTHNTHINRELSQNPNTDGYSGGICKWECASPLQLHIVCEWVRVNCGSSCSARERRGRGILYPECHLHR from the exons atggaagaaagagaaaagagttTCAGCTTCAAT gCTTTAAATCTCCAGCACTTCTGGAAACCAGACCCTTTGTGCTCCA TTCAAAAGGTCATGCCAAAGGGCTTGGTGTCTACACCTCTTGTGGCCAGTAAGGAAGACGTGCTGTACTGCTTTGTTCTTTTGGAGCATGTGCACCAGCATCCAGGCCTAATCAACCATGACAATCTGCTGTGGCTTTGTGAGGATGTGGCTGTTATACAGTGTAGTAGACAGCTCTTCAGGTTCATAG CCAATTTCCTGCAGTCTGGGACTATACTACTGCCAGAGCTGTTCAACGAATATGAAGAATTGGTTGATGAAGCCAGAATGGTGGGCATGACTGAATTTGTAGATGCACTGCAGGAACTGAGTG ATTGGAAAGACAGGAGCAGCTCGAGCGACTCTAGTTCAGAAAGTACAATGTGCTGTGCAGTGGAGCCACTATATGTTTTGAGTTTGGGTCTGTTGGTGCAGTATCCAGACTCCTCACTGGGTCAGTTGTGTGTGGAGAGCAATCTGGAGGGCAGCAGACTCTACATTACAGGCAATGGAGTGCTCTTCCAACATGTGGA GAACTGGTTGGGAACATCACGTCTACCTCTGACAATGGTTGCAGAAGAACTGCCTTGCCTATGTATTTACCTCGACAATCAGGACGAAGTGTACCTGGCTATCAGAGAGGCTATGAAAGATCTCTTCCACAGGAGGGAAACCA GTTATATGAGTGCTATGTCTTGCTCTGCCTCAGTGTTAACATTCACCCTTTATAAAGTGGTGAAGGTTTATGTTGGAACTCACTGGTATGCTACATACTTCAAAACTCTTATAAAG CATCCAGAACTCCTCTCCAATTTCACCAAGAGTAAATGGATTGTGTTTGGGGAGAGCCTACTGGTTAAGGGTGACGGCCAAATGTTCCGGCACATTCTTGACTTCCTGAGATGCGGACGCCTGCTGCTGCCTGCGGACTTCAG GGAATGGCCTTTACTGTGTCAGGAGATTGAGGCGTTCCAGATTCCCGCTCTGACCAGCGCATTGCAGAACTCCTCAGAATAcag GGCCTGGTGTAAAGATTGGCCGCAACCCAGGAGTCTCTGCACATCATGGAAACATGAAGACATCTCGGATTCTAGTCTCCACATTGAG GAGTCTGTGGACGAATATGAGTCTCTATCATTTCAAAGGGAAAGCCCAGACAACACTCTGCTTTCCAGTGAAACGTCCAGTACACGCTCCGAGAATGAGGCTCTGTGTGTTTCTGCTGGTGTATCAGGAATAACAGAAGTGAGACCTCCTCGAACAGAAAAGGCGGAGAGAACAGAGGAAATCTCGCTGACACCACTCGTGAGTCACTCACCTCAAGTGGCCGAAGTTAGCAGCAGCTCACATGCTCGTGAAGAACTGCTGATTAAGAACGGCAGCAAGTGTCCCCCTGAGAGCACAGCATGCAGTGGCAGCAAGGACATCTCTGAGTATAACTGGTACAGTGATAAAATAGCGTTCATATCGCCTATAATGTGGAAAACAAAGCAGGAGAAGGACAGTCCTTTGCTGGAGCGTATGACTTTGTTAATGGAGACCTCAATACTTTCAAGATATGAGCTCATGCAGATGTTGAGTCCAGAAATGTCTGGCCACACAGCCGCTCTGATCACATCGTTCTGTAACAACTGGCAGAGCTGCAAGGAACAACAACAAAGCAGTAACACAGGCAGTGCAGAGatgacacacaacacacatataaacagaGAACTCAGTCAGAATCCCAACACAG ATGGCTATTCAGGGGGCATCTGTAAGTGGGAGTGTGCTTCCCCTCTCCAGCTGCACATCGTCTGTGAGTGGGTGCGTGTTAACTGTGGATCATCCTGCAGTGCTCGGGAGAGGAGAGGCAGGGGGATACTTTACCCAGAGTGTCATCTACACAG ATGA